A window of the Microcoleus sp. FACHB-68 genome harbors these coding sequences:
- a CDS encoding IS630 family transposase, which yields MLNPLGNCLWLFKAFWLYGAVEPATGESFFLQLNHVDTECYQRFLDEFSRAYPDSLNVIQVDNGRFHKSKNLLVPENVILLFQPPYCPELNPIERLWEHLKADLKWASFQTLAQLQTKVDQLLAQLTPQMIASITGYSFILDAISALNSI from the coding sequence GTGTTAAACCCATTGGGCAATTGTCTTTGGTTATTTAAAGCGTTCTGGCTCTACGGTGCTGTGGAACCGGCGACGGGCGAATCCTTTTTTCTACAATTAAATCATGTGGATACCGAATGCTATCAACGCTTCTTAGATGAGTTTTCCCGTGCGTATCCAGATAGCCTCAACGTTATCCAAGTCGATAACGGGCGCTTTCACAAGAGCAAAAATTTGCTTGTCCCTGAAAATGTAATTTTGTTGTTTCAACCGCCTTACTGTCCAGAGTTAAATCCCATTGAACGGTTGTGGGAACATCTCAAGGCGGATCTCAAGTGGGCGTCGTTCCAAACCCTGGCTCAATTACAAACCAAAGTGGATCAACTTTTAGCCCAGTTAACCCCCCAAATGATTGCTTCCATCACTGGGTATTCCTTCATTCTGGATGCTATATCTGCCCTAAATTCCATTTAA